One genomic segment of Phalacrocorax carbo chromosome Z, bPhaCar2.1, whole genome shotgun sequence includes these proteins:
- the MAPK4 gene encoding mitogen-activated protein kinase 4, which produces MAEKCDCIASMYGYDLGCRFINFRPLGFGANGLVLSALDSKSCRKVAVKKITIGDARSMKHAFREIKIIRRLDHDNIVKVYEVLGPKGTNLRGDFFKFNMVYIVQEYMETDLARLLEQGKLAEEHAKLFMYQLLRGLKYIHSANVLHRDLKPANIFISTEDLVLKIGDFGLARIVDQHYSHKGYLSEGLVTKWYRSPRLLLSPNNYTKAIDMWAAGCILAEMLTGRMLFAGGHELEQMQLILETIPVIHEEDKEELLKVMPTFINSTWEVRKPLRKLLPEVDSEAIDFLEKILTFNPMDRLTAEMGLQHPYMRPYSCPEDEPVSQHPFRIEDEIDDILLMEANQSQMSNWDRYHVSLSSDLEWRHDKYHDMDEVQRDPRAGSESIAEEAQVDPRKYSQSSSERFLELSHSSMDRVFDADCGKSCDYKVGSPSYLDKLLWRDNKPHHYSEPKLILDLSHWKRATIAPAAELSLEEEPSNLFLEIAQWVKSTQVGLECPSPLPEIQERSLPSSPRHLHQEPTEVNSETDPEFNLDVFISRALKLCTKPEDLPDNKLSDINGACISEHPGEIVQTEVYQKERW; this is translated from the exons ATGGCAGAGAAGTGCGACTGTATCGCCAGCATGTACGGGTACGACCTGGGCTGTCGCTTCATTAATTTTCGCCCCTTGGGCTTTGGGGCCAACGGGCTGGTGCTATCAGCCCTCGACAGCAAGAGCTGCCGCAAAGTGGCAGTGAAGAAGATCACCATCGGTGATGCGCGGAGCATGAAGCACGCTTTCCGCGAGATCAAAATCATCCGCCGCCTGGACCACGATAACATCGTGAAGGTGTACGAGGTGTTGGGGCCGAAGGGGACCAACCTGCGTGGGGATTTTTTCAAGTTTAACATGGTGTACATCGTCCAGGAATACATGGAGACAGACCTGGCgcggctgctggagcaggggaagctcGCCGAGGAGCACGCCAAGCTCTTCATGTACCAGCTGCTGCGGGGCCTGAAGTACATCCACTCGGCCAACGTCCTCCACCGCGACCTCAAGCCGGCCAATATTTTCATCAGCACGGAAGACCTGGTGCTGAAGATCGGCGACTTCGGGCTGGCCAGAATCGTGGATCAGCATTACTCGCACAAG gGTTATCTTTCCGAAGGCTTAGTAACAAAATGGTATCGCTccccccgcctcctcctctCGCCGAACAACTACACCAAAGCCATTGATATGTGGGCGGCCGGCTGCATCCTGGCCGAGATGCTGACGGGAAGGATGCTCTTCGCTG GGGGTCACGAGCTGGAACAGATGCAGCTTATTCTGGAGACAATCCCCGTTATCCACGAGGAAGACAAAGAGGAGCTGCTCAAAGTGATGCCCACATTTATCAACAGCACCTGGGAAGTGCGGAAGCCGCTGCGCAAGCTGCTCCCCGAAGTGGACAGCGAAG CTATTgattttctggagaaaatacTGACATTTAACCCTATGGATCGATTAACGGCTGAGATGGGTCTGCAGCATCCTTACATGAGGCCGTATTCCTGCCCCGAGGATGAACCAGTGTCTCAGCATCCATTCCGGATTGAGGATGAGATTGATGATATTTTACTGATGGAAGCCAACCAGAGCCAGATGTCTAACTGGGACAG GTATCACGTAAGCCTCTCCTCTGACTTGGAATGGAGGCACGATAAATACCACGACATGGATGAGGTTCAGCGGGACCCCCGGGCAGGGTCTGAATCCATCGCTGAAGAAGCGCAAGTTGATCCACGGAAATACTCACAGAGCAGCTCGGAGAGGTTCTTGGAGCTATCCCACTCATCCATGGACCGAGTATTTGATGCCGATTGTGGAAAATCGTGTGATTACAAAGTGGGGTCACCCTCCTACTTGGACAAATTGCTGTGGAGAGACAATAAGCCCCATCATTACTCAGAGCCCAAGCTAATTTTAGATTTATCCCATTGGAAAAGAGCAACTATAGCACCCGCAGCTGAGCTCTCGCTGGAAGAAGAACCATCCAACCTCTTTCTGGAGATCGCTCAGTGGGTGAAGAGCACGCAGGTGGGTCTTGAGTGTCCCAGTCCTCTCCCGGAGATCCAAGAACGGAGCCTGCCGTCTTCTCCTCGCCATCTCCACCAGGAACCCACAGAGGTGAACAGCGAAACAGACCCTGAGTTTAACTTGGACGTCTTCATCTCCAGGGCACTGAAACTTTGCACAAAACCCGAGGATCTTCCAGACAACAAGCTCAGTGATATCAACGGGGCCTGCATATCTGAGCACCCCGGTGAGATTGTACAAACAGAGGTGTACCAGAAGGAGCGATGGTGA